The Coccinella septempunctata chromosome 9, icCocSept1.1, whole genome shotgun sequence genomic interval TTACCCAGTCCTTCAAGGAAGGGACTTTTATCAGTTGAATACTCACTTTATAAAGGTTCGTTAAATGTTTTTTGGGCTGATTATTTGTATATCAAGTAAACGAGAAGTTTtacattttgaataatattaacAGCAAAGGCTGAATGAACTACAAGGGATAGAGAAAGAATTGGCGGAAGGTTTAGTGGAATCTTGGCCGCCAGGTCACAAACCAAAGGCTAAACCTGCAACAAGGTTTGATCTGGCACGACAGTTATACTTTAATCTAACCCATGTTTTCTTCCCTGATGACTTTACAACTATCAGAAAACACAATAAGGACGAATTATCCGATATCCAAGTACGtgaaagtatacagggtgtcccaaccGGAAATTGAAATATAACGAATTTAATTTTAGAATATTTTAAATCGAGCTGTGGAAAAAGCTTTAATTGACAATAAAAATCTAACATTCACAAAATTATCGAATGGTTATAAAACGTTTGATGCAAGTAGAGGAATGGATTACGTTATAGATGTCGAGTTTCTTGATGAATATTCATCAAAAGTGATAAAAAAGAGGTAAGATTTCCAATTGCAATTTCCAAGGTGTTATATTGTTTCTTTTCTTACAGATTTGAGATTTGCAAGCCTCTGAGCAAAGTAGAATTCGTGCCAGTGCCTTACGTGACTGAAAATAAAAAGGTGACCGTATTCCTCGTCATCCAAGAACACGAAGTCAAAGAAGCCAAAACATTTTTAAACAATTTCCTAGGCATAATGAACGACAAGAAGGACCAAAATTTCCTCATGCTGATCCTGTTTTACCAAAACAATTCGATCAGTCAGGGAAAAAACGACGTGTTTCTTGAAGTTAAAAATTTCGTTAAAAAAACCTCGGCGTTGTTCAAGGACGAGACTAAGGTTGCGTGGGTCTCCATAAGATTACCGACCATGTCTTATGTGGCGAGTGCCGAAGTTAAGTCTTTGAATTTTGTTGCTGTCGATCTCGCTCTGAAAAAAGTTGGAGTAAATAACCTTATATTGATTCTGGATTCTTTTTGTAACATAACGAAGGAGTTTTTGAATAGGGTAAGTCTTGTAAAGTTGTCGGATTTTGCTTTAGTTTAACGTATTCAGCAATTCGAACTCTTGAATACGATTTGTTGGTTTTTACAGGTCAGAATGaataccattgaaaaattccaAGTATTTAGTCCGATACCTTTCAGACAATACAATCCAAAGGCTAGTGAATATTCGAAATTTGAGGTGAATAAAAACGCTGGACATTTTGATAGGGAGGAATATAAATACATTTCTTTCTATGGGAGAGATTACGTAGAAGGTAGATATACTTCCACTGTTCAATGTTGACTTTTAATTTTGAGTTATGCTAGGTCCAATTTTGAGCAATCTTATTTTTTCAGCTAGGAAAAAATACCAACAAGAGATGCCAATAATACGAGCGGACACCGACATAGCAACAGTCCTCAAAGAACCGTTCAGGAGCCGAGGAAATCTGCTTGAAATGTTTGTCGAAACGTTGAAAGATTTCCGACATATGAGGGCAACTGAAATGAACCTTTTGATACGATACCACGAAGAATTAGACCAGGGAAAGTGCAATAAGTTTATTGGGAGCAAGAGCCAACTGGCTAAATTATTGTTGAGTAAGAAATCAGAGATTCCGTTGCTTCAGTGACTCATTAATTGTTATCAACCatgatttcattatttttccagCGGacgatgaaaaattttgaacgaattttttgttatttttgagtCTTATTTTGTTCGAAAATTTAAATCTTTTTATTTATGTAGGCCGAATTCATTATATCCTTTTCATGTTTAAGAcattttatcatatttattttatttttgaagacaCGTAAATCGATATTAAAGATGCTTCCATTAcccttcaaaatttttttacatatttgtAGATGTTTTTTCACTGATCAACTTGCCTCcgttatataaaaaaattaaggttAGTATCTAGTCTGAAACTTAAGGTTGTGCGGTAGAGAGTGAGAACACAGCATGACAGCTTATGGGAAAGTGAAATGTTTTAATTTCTGAGATTAATATTTTTGCtcaaagtaattttgttttaaagAAACTGTTATGGGTTAGTTCCTACACTCGGataatttttgttcattttgagaatgattatttattttcaaagaGAAAATTGCAATaagatgttgattttttttttaattagagACATACCaactttatcgaatttttcagaTAGGAAATCAGTTTTTTAGTTTATGATCTGATAGTTTTTGATCTCAGCTGGATATTTCTCATAAAAACTGAGAAAAGTGttaggaaaattgaaattttcatcaaataacAATGTTTATTTCGAGTCAATCAGTGTATTATTGCTTTATTACTGAATTTCGATATGTTTGCGCATTTTACAGTAATCAGAATGTGATGAATTTTGCATTTTTGCCATTATTGTGCCTTACGAATGACCATTTTACAATTGTTGTGAACTTTATTGTCCAATAAATATTTGattattcaattaaattttttttacccaAATTCCCTAAAAATCGcaataaatatttcatcacCTGCAACCATGGAGGAATTGATTAAAATGGAAGTTGGAGAGGGATGATCCAGACAAAAACTCCAAATTCATTATAAATTTTCTAATTATAGTTACAATAACAAAATATTggtaaataaaattatttagcAGCTTTAAATAAATATTGGCCAGATCAACGCCCAAATCTGAAGAAGATAAGGCACAGAGAAATGAGGGATAATAATATTCTATATAACACATTTTCCATATACAAGTAATCTCAGTATCATAATAAAAACAGTACAATTCTGCAGAGCAATCAGAAGCACGTAATTCTGGaataaagaaaaacaaaaaatcataatcaagataaagaattgaaaaaaaaaatatatataaaaatgaaaaataaaaaacgctcaaatataaaacaaaatatttgaaaaaatcacttACAAGTTCTTCAATCAGAATCAGAGTCAGACCCAGACTCGGACAGGCATAGGTCCTCTTTGAGCAAATGGCTAGTTGGCACAGAGTTGAATTTCGGAGGAGCGGAATTCTGGATTCCATTGCAATGACCGTTATTCCTGTCGTTGCTGGTGAGATTCCTCTCAAGAACGGTGGAATTGGCCTCATCCTCCGAATCGCTCTCTGCGTCGCTGCTAGAAGACGAACTATCACTTATTTCCCCAATTTCGTCAGACGTAATTTGGAAAGATGATGGTTTTTCTAGGGGCACGCTGGCGTTGTGGTGTTGAGACGAGGACGAGTTTAGATGGTGGGGATTGCTGACTGGTAGACGTGGTTCTGTGAAATCATCCATCCCGATCATTGGCAAACTTGCAGACGCACTAGTGTgattgctgaaaaaaatatccatttagtatttgaaagaaaaaaatattgtaacaACTTACTCATTATTAAAGTTTCGCAATTCGTCTTTCGGACTTTTGTTCTGTTGATTTGGAGAGGGATATCTAGGGCTAGATTGCAAGGGCGAATGTTTGGGTATAAGATTTGTTATTGGTCTATCAGGCCTCCTACTACCACTAGTCACTTTGGTCTTACTTGAGACACGTTGACCCACTGGTGGTGTTGAAGATCTGGAGGCAAGACTTGAGGAACTACTGCGCTCATTTGAACCCTGCCCTAATCTGTCTATAGagcagaaaaataataattcaaaaaggagtaattgaatgtatccaatgaacaaatttgatgaatttcttAATTATTCTTCATTGCACTTGAACTTACCTGTAGGATGAGGtatttttgaagattcattcCTTGTCTTTTTAACTTGGATATTACAAGATAATCTTTCTAAAGTTATTTCACCAGTTCTTTTATCTATTACCAAGACACATTCTTTTGTATATGGCCTTTGTGAACCTTTGAATACTGTTTGGGGGACACCTGATCCATCTAAAATCAAGGGGCTATTTTTAATTTCTTGATAAAATATGGAGAATGTTCTTTAAATAACTAGGGAGCACATGGTGAACACTGACTTATTTGTAAAATTGAAGCAAAGTGTGCACATATTCTCTTTAAACTGGGTATTCACAATACTCAGTACTGAACAAATTCAGATACAGAGCTTGAAACAAGATTGAAACCTACTGAAACAGCCTGAACAACCAAGTTTTTGGTTATtcagtaaaaaaaatatattttgtagCTTACCCAAATGAGGAACAGTCACTGCAACCTGATGATTATTTCCTACATCTACAGTTGCGATCTTATTTTTATCAACTGAAGCAGGTTTGAAAtcatctgaaaacaaaagaaaaaattggTTGAATCATTCAAGGATTCAACCACCCTTCAACTTACATTTTATAGTGTGAAATGCGGTGGATTTAGGATTGGTGAAACTCTGACCAATCTTCAATTCTCTCACTTCGTTTCCAAACTTGATTCCCAATTTTTCTGCCATATTTCAACCTTATCTTCCACTTTTTGGTTATCAATGAATCTgcgaaatattttcaatcaaaTCTGCCTCAGTTCTTCATATCACTCACAAACTTATAACTCATTCCGAAGTCAATCGGAATTAGCAATCACATGAATATATTCAAATGAAGTCGTAAcatatgaaaacttgaaaacaCGTATTGAAAAGTGGTAATTTATTGACCTACTTCTCGACGAATTTGACACTTCTGAGGAATCCTTGAGCACAGGGGAATGAGGGAGGATAGGGGGAAGGTCTTTTTGAACTACTGTTACTCGTTTGCCAaagattttttcgtttttcttttcttctagGCAATTGACAACTTTCGTTCAAATTCATGTGAAAACTTTTTAAGATCAGTGAATGGTTATTTCTATAAGGTTCGAAAAATTGCTTGGGTAATGAATTTATTgtgaaatttcattgatttgaaACTTCAAATCAGGAAAGCGCAACCTAGCGGCGGTTTTTGGAAACATTAAGAGAGGGTACTAATTTTCTATTCGATATATTAATATGTCGAAGAAAAAGTTGATGAGTATACATATATAATACCATATATGTACagtgaaattttcagtttatgTGTATATCTATTGAAATACATATATTTTTGAGGGTTTTGGATTAAATTACTTAATGTTCGAACAATATAATTATGTATTTGTTGACATGATTCTTAAAACAATTCTCATGAGAATGACTAAAAATCCTCAGAGAGACTTTTATTGATGAAATCTACGAAATAAGGAACTCTCGTGAAGACTGCTGGAAGATAAGGATATTCATCACAGCCTCCTCCCCATGATACTACTCCATAAACAGTGCCATTGATGACAAAAGGACCTCCAGAGTCACCCTGAAAACCGCAAAATTTTATATAACCACCGTTTATAACTCAATTAAGCGATACATTTTCGGACAATCCATATATGTAATTTTTGCAAAACAAGTGCACCCTTAAAGTGCCACAGACACTTTATTCTATTCTGGAAAAGCAATTTGAAGAAATGCATCAGCAAATCATCACGATTTTTCTGACTTAAAAACGGGATGGGCAAAATATTATCAATGTAATTCACCTAAAATGAAATAGGAAAATATTCATCGATACCTGACAGGGAGTTTTGTAACCACAGACCAACTTTGTGCAAAACATCCTTTTCGTAATCGTTCTTCTGCTGTGTGATCGAACGCATTCCTCTTCATCTATGATGGGTAGATCTACAGCTCTCAGATATTCAGAATCTTCGAAAAGTAAACCTCTACGGCCCCAGCCTAGAACAGTCCCTTCAGTCAATGGGACATCTTTAGAAAACGACGGTAGCTTAACGATATTTATCTTTTCGGAAAGTACCATAGGTTTTTTTAGTTTGGCGACTGCTATATCGGAGTCCATCCAATTGAGTCCATACTTCGGATGCTTTTTCACTGAAGTTACACGCTCTGTGCGTCCTCCAGGACCTTCCAACCTGTCCGTACCAGCTTTCACGACGTAATAATGAACCGTTTTTGGGAAGCAGTGGGCTGCTGATAGAACGAATTGTGGAGATATCAAGGAACCACCGCagttaaatttcagttcaataccAGTGTCCACGTGAATGGATACAACGTAAGGATAATCCTCGATGTTAACCTCGTATCCTCCTGCGATTCGGGAGGTGGGATCCTTCGACCCTTGGATATATCCTGAAATTCATGAAGGATATACAAAAACAACGAAAGGATAGGAGTTTGAGGTTCTGGAGGGATATAGAGTTTGACTCGATGAGTTTGGCACAATCGAGAGGAGTAATATCCTTCATTGCGAGATGGCTTTGCAGGGTAAAATTTAGCTTTTATTAATATCTAGGATAATCAGGTTGGTGGAGCCAACAGTTGGGAGGCTTGAGATAAA includes:
- the LOC123320755 gene encoding chondroitin sulfate glucuronyltransferase, translating into MVKNLKRLISNNIFLILGFLIGVYMQLSYFSIEFVCDSEIKNIVQDVEAPQADKIIAKPPIINVTKTNSTDAKKKKKLIRPRYYSTELGIREKLFVGIYTSEEKVNTQAIHINKTVAHLVDKIKFFITAQYKLKSKFNLTGLVGFTDTRSKYRPFQIFKYIGDNFGQEYDYYLLATDYTYLNVHRIKDIVNAISVSMDVYLGTKESDSSFCSLDAGIIISNSVLKAVREKLDWCVLNAVSDSHSENIGRCIYNSIGLNCQETVQSQRLTSFRMKHFDLDKSLYNLSRREDFNSAATVYPVLQGRDFYQLNTHFIKQRLNELQGIEKELAEGLVESWPPGHKPKAKPATRFDLARQLYFNLTHVFFPDDFTTIRKHNKDELSDIQNILNRAVEKALIDNKNLTFTKLSNGYKTFDASRGMDYVIDVEFLDEYSSKVIKKRFEICKPLSKVEFVPVPYVTENKKVTVFLVIQEHEVKEAKTFLNNFLGIMNDKKDQNFLMLILFYQNNSISQGKNDVFLEVKNFVKKTSALFKDETKVAWVSIRLPTMSYVASAEVKSLNFVAVDLALKKVGVNNLILILDSFCNITKEFLNRVRMNTIEKFQVFSPIPFRQYNPKASEYSKFEVNKNAGHFDREEYKYISFYGRDYVEARKKYQQEMPIIRADTDIATVLKEPFRSRGNLLEMFVETLKDFRHMRATEMNLLIRYHEELDQGKCNKFIGSKSQLAKLLLSKKSEIPLLQ
- the LOC123320421 gene encoding ell-associated factor Eaf, giving the protein MAEKLGIKFGNEVRELKIGQSFTNPKSTAFHTIKYDFKPASVDKNKIATVDVGNNHQVAVTVPHLDGSGVPQTVFKGSQRPYTKECVLVIDKRTGEITLERLSCNIQVKKTRNESSKIPHPTDRLGQGSNERSSSSSLASRSSTPPVGQRVSSKTKVTSGSRRPDRPITNLIPKHSPLQSSPRYPSPNQQNKSPKDELRNFNNDNHTSASASLPMIGMDDFTEPRLPVSNPHHLNSSSSQHHNASVPLEKPSSFQITSDEIGEISDSSSSSSDAESDSEDEANSTVLERNLTSNDRNNGHCNGIQNSAPPKFNSVPTSHLLKEDLCLSESGSDSDSD
- the LOC123320422 gene encoding trypsin 5G1-like, yielding MLLLCIISIIFFTGYIQGSKDPTSRIAGGYEVNIEDYPYVVSIHVDTGIELKFNCGGSLISPQFVLSAAHCFPKTVHYYVVKAGTDRLEGPGGRTERVTSVKKHPKYGLNWMDSDIAVAKLKKPMVLSEKINIVKLPSFSKDVPLTEGTVLGWGRRGLLFEDSEYLRAVDLPIIDEEECVRSHSRRTITKRMFCTKLVCGYKTPCQGDSGGPFVINGTVYGVVSWGGGCDEYPYLPAVFTRVPYFVDFINKSLSEDF